One window from the genome of Faecalibacterium sp. HTF-F encodes:
- a CDS encoding twin-arginine translocation signal domain-containing protein, with product MSYTFSRRDFMKYSAVAAVAVAGSSMFTGCGSFSNPNRPYGTYKGEDCKLTFGGKSGGILGFGGTEDHQILKTGATYDSNTQTLILPFEHYAVSQGCSCKNYSYQIDVTTTDGIKSYTDGSDFGDTTTPAKVHITDNGGAAGMKVETPYNPFITVTGIDFTGATKVEVRYFPRHNALGAQNDTYSDVYATWDISCLFGL from the coding sequence ATGTCTTATACATTCTCCCGCCGTGATTTTATGAAGTACTCTGCTGTTGCAGCAGTTGCCGTTGCCGGCTCCAGCATGTTCACCGGATGTGGCAGCTTCTCCAACCCCAACCGCCCCTACGGCACCTATAAAGGTGAGGACTGCAAGCTGACCTTCGGCGGCAAGTCCGGCGGCATTTTGGGCTTTGGCGGCACAGAGGATCACCAGATCCTGAAGACTGGTGCCACGTATGACTCTAACACTCAAACTCTGATTCTGCCTTTTGAACACTATGCTGTTTCTCAGGGTTGCTCCTGCAAGAACTATTCTTATCAGATTGATGTGACCACCACTGACGGTATTAAGAGCTATACGGACGGCTCTGACTTTGGTGATACTACTACCCCTGCCAAGGTTCATATCACCGATAATGGCGGTGCAGCAGGCATGAAGGTGGAAACACCGTACAATCCCTTTATCACCGTCACGGGTATTGATTTCACCGGTGCAACGAAGGTGGAAGTCCGTTACTTCCCCCGCCACAACGCTCTGGGCGCGCAGAACGATACCTACAGCGATGTCTACGCAACCTGGGATATCAGCTGCCTCTTTGGCCTGTAA
- a CDS encoding twin-arginine translocation signal domain-containing protein: MSNPISRRTFLKCTGASAVALGAAGLLGGCQQSGGDTIVDVKVGDKVSNWNGLGVMLTSLFRIDTAPAQEGYEYIAVLVTVVNRTKNQTFNIGAQNLAEINAAYPVPPQENVDANFHALAAASTDFAASCDGQGVECGANISLYNSNSQTFSESTNLPPQGSGYLQLMLMVPKGWQNLQITYMPTFVADKTITFNMTAADMTRA, translated from the coding sequence ATGTCGAATCCCATTTCCCGCCGTACGTTCCTCAAGTGCACCGGCGCATCCGCTGTTGCTCTGGGTGCAGCAGGCCTGCTGGGCGGCTGCCAGCAGAGTGGCGGTGACACCATCGTGGATGTCAAGGTCGGCGATAAGGTCAGCAACTGGAATGGCCTTGGCGTGATGCTGACCAGCCTGTTCCGCATCGATACCGCTCCCGCACAGGAGGGTTATGAATATATCGCCGTGCTGGTCACTGTGGTCAACCGCACCAAGAACCAGACCTTCAACATCGGCGCACAGAATCTGGCCGAGATCAACGCCGCTTACCCTGTGCCCCCGCAGGAGAACGTGGACGCCAACTTCCACGCACTGGCTGCTGCTTCCACCGACTTTGCCGCTTCCTGCGACGGTCAGGGTGTGGAGTGCGGTGCCAACATCTCGCTGTACAACTCCAACTCCCAGACCTTCTCCGAGTCCACCAACCTGCCCCCGCAGGGCAGCGGCTATCTGCAGCTGATGCTGATGGTCCCCAAGGGCTGGCAGAACCTGCAGATCACCTACATGCCCACCTTTGTGGCGGATAAGACCATCACCTTCAACATGACCGCCGCCGACATGACCCGCGCCTGA